The following proteins are co-located in the Silene latifolia isolate original U9 population chromosome 1, ASM4854445v1, whole genome shotgun sequence genome:
- the LOC141598351 gene encoding uncharacterized protein LOC141598351 isoform X2, which produces MFIDLTSGSATDNAVAIDTNTANDVVDVVLHDTEVVHYADYVENSETDLMYGDDTEVVPDSDDDDIVDTNVVPDSDDDIVDTDYGRGSLGRRMSFIERLAADLSKVESHTQPICNKLDQPNVDIHDRSDQGHTSYMIACQGNEVTPIVVHSNMQATDLSSEDAKIFVEEDPHPNNVISCDLNFTKDGKQMSVECKVEKNDRPRQSKTRDVHAVYTRRKNVISKLKDYEMKDVNRSTEDYNDNRGLSYVESQEPEDLSTALLFVDQYISVNAIPMSSSPAKPVKTKQNSPLSLSAKGAQSVLRWAGANRSVDKVEIFEWNDSIDGVEKCIPSVNCGQPKLALRSKKYNRTYVRRSPSVMNSVRNEHAHKKEFREYSEIEEFPLRTTDINAIPEDSEHVFDVGIDTQIAAEAMQALSSVVCTDGSDMVPDQCPQKLPEKSGEDTQKQLCAEFWSFPKKIRSAHRDISGPKNRRRVNCSDILDDMQTSKQLDRRNSGKLASAKCVVGRTFTDSKKVNLTKKAKACRAKDDYNCKENFNESLSADDVPLCRPNNRRKVKNIRRASANLKSSSLFNMQEGLASEPMGNRVAVMKSGLYNRRKGRGIMHDVLDISAEKADRSNDLSDSSLTTRGMKLIDKDRTMEDDCAECNLLGSISWCLGDFPRGKRTHRSIQNHSEDYSDLDNSSVKLSVYKHNHSPLRCQSKRDSCPGSAASHSGIKRKRRSTIYISPCLLSSMKPESTTTGQVSNVDYTGCKANDNLKSHYPVFSSCQVSPGTPSEVNLTNLVDGHDKKKPSTTALTRELLRLGFTESIPDFTSKISRRRKTMANIQVLLSQNLDRSIRKHQLKILMRFGVPTASCPSDATHFVTDRFARTRNMLEFIAQGKPVVTHRWLESCDQAGFYIDDKDYIVRDAKKERELGFKLPISLDQAKHHPLLRGYRVLITPNAKPGKEMLASLVKASHGEVVNEIMDSKLDDLLILSCDEDQAYCIPFTQKGTAAYDPELLLNGIVIQKLEFARHRLFNAQVKG; this is translated from the exons ATGTTTATCGATTTGACATCAGGGAGTGCAACTGATAATGCAGTGGCAATCGATACAAATACTGCAAATGATGTGGTAGATGTTGTACTTCATGACACTGAAGTTGTTCACTACGCTGATTATGTTGAAAATTCTGAGACTGACTTGATGTATGGAGATGATACTGAAGTTGTTCCtgacagtgatgatgatgatatagtAGATACCAATGTTGTTCCCGACAGTGATGATGATATAGTTGACACCGATTATGGCAGAGGTAGTTTAGGTAGACGCATGAGTTTTATTGAGAGGTTAGCAGCAGATTTATCTAAGGTGGAATCTCACACTCAGCCTATATGCAACAAACTCGATCAGCCCAATGTGGACATCCATGATCGTAGTGATCAAGGACATACTTCAT ATATGATTGCTTGCCAGGGAAATGAAGTCACTCCCATTGTTGTACATAGCAACATGCAAGCAACAGACCTAAGTTCGGAAGATGCGAAGATTTTCGTTGAAGAGGATCCTCACCCAAATAATGTCATCTCTTGTGATTTAAATTTCACCAAAGATGGTAAGCAAATGAGCGTGGAATGTAAAGTTGAAAAAAACGACAGGCCAAGGCAATCAAAAACAAGAGATGTACATGCTGTGTACACTCGAAGGAAGAATGTGATTTCTAAGCTCAAAGACTATGAAATGAAAGATGTTAACAGATCAACTGAAGACTATAATGATAATAGAGGGTTAAGTTATGTTGAATCTCAAGAACCCGAAGACTTGTCTACTGCACTTCTCTTTGTTGATCAATATATTTCCGTCAATGCCATTCCAATGTCATCCTCACCGGCTAAACCAGTCAAAACAAAACAGAACTCACCGCTTTCATTAAGTGCTAAAGGAGCTCAAAGTGTACTAAGGTGGGCTGGTGCCAATAGAAGTGTTGATAAAGTTGAAATCTTTGAATGGAATGATAGTATAGATGGTGTTGAGAAGTGTATTCCTTCAGTGAATTGTGGTCAGCCTAAGCTTGCCTTGAGGAGCAAGAAATACAATCGTACATATGTCAGAAGGTCCCCAAGTGTGATGAATTCTGTACGAAATGAACATGCTCATAAAAAAGAGTTCAGAGAATATTCTGAGATTGAAGAATTTCCATTAAGAACGACAGATATTAATGCGATTCCTGAAGATTCTGAACATGTTTTTGATGTCGGGATTGATACACAGATTGCGGCAGAAGCTATGCAAGCTTTGTCATCTGTTGTTTGTACTGATGGCAGTGATATGGTTCCTGATCAGTGCCCACAAAAGTTGCCTGAGAAGTCAGGTGAAGATACTCAGAAGCAATTGTGTGCCGAGTTTTGGTCTTTCCCAAAGAAAATTCGATCAGCGCATAGAGATATTTCAGGCCCTAAAAATAGAAGAAGAGTTAATTGCTCTGACATCCTtgatgatatgcaaacatcaaaACAACTGGATAGAAGAAATAGTGGGAAGTTGGCCTCTGCAAAGTGCGTAGTTGGAAGAACTTTTACGGATTCTAAGAAGGTAAATTTGACAAAGAAAGCAAAGGCATGCAGAGCTAAAGATGACTATAACTGCAAAGAAAATTTCAATGAGTCATTATCTGCTGATGATGTTCCTCTTTGTAGACCGAATAACAGGAGGAAAGTAAAGAATATTCGTCGTGCCTCTGCAAACTTAAAATCATCCAGTTTGTTCAATATGCAGGAGGGTCTTGCGAGTGAGCCTATGGGCAACAGAGTTGCTGTTATGAAGTCTGGATTATATAATAGAAGAAAAGGTCGGGGCATAATGCACGATGTGTTAGATATCTCAGCTGAAAAAGCAGATCGTTCCAATGATCTGAGTGATTCTTCCTTGACTACTAGGGGTATGAAGTTGATTGATAAAGATAGGACGATGGAAGATGATTGTGCTGAATGTAATCTTTTGGGGTCTATAAGCTGGTGCTTGGGGGATTTCCCTAGAGGGAAAAGAACACACAGGTCTATACAAAATCATTCGGAAGATTACAGCGACTTAGATAATTCATCTGTGAAATTGAGTGTCTACAAACACAATCATTCTCCATTGAGATGCCAATCAAAAAGAGATAGCTGCCCCGGTTCAGCAGCCTCTCATTCTGGTATCAAAAGAAAACGAAGATCAACAATATATATCAGTCCTTGTTTGCTGTCTTCAATGAAACCTGAGAGTACCACAACTGGGCAAGTTTCTAATGTGGATTATACCGGCTGTAAAGCTAATGATAACCTGAAGTCACATTATCCAGTATTTTCAAGTTGCCAGGTATCCCCAGGGACCCCAAGTGAAGTCAATTTGACAaatttggttgacggacatgacAAGAAAAAGCCATCAACGACTGCTCTTACCAGAGAGCTACTCAGGTTGGGTTTCACAGAGTCAATACCAGATTTTACTTCAAAAATATCTCGAAGGCGAAAAACCATGGCAAATATTCAGGTCTTATTGAGCCAAAATTTGGATCGGAGCATCCGAAAGCATCAATTAAAg ATTTTAATGCGATTTGGTGTTCCTACAGCATCTTGTCCTTCAGATGCTACTCATTTTGTGACGGATAGATTTGCGCGAACAAGAAATATGCTTGAATTTATCGCCCAAGGTAAACCTGTGGTGACACATCGGTGGCTTGAGAGCTGTGACCAGGCAGGATTTTACATTGATGATAAGGACTACATTGTTAGAGATGCGAAGAAAGAACGTGAACTTGGTTTTAAGCTACCTATCTCACTAGATCAAGCGAAGCATCATCCTCTTTTAAGA GGCTATAGAGTCTTAATCACACCCAATGCAAAACCTGGAAAAGAAATGCTTGCTAGCTTGGTGAAGGCTTCACATGGTGAG GTCGTGAATGAGATCATGGACAGTAAATTGGACGATTTGCTTATTCTCTCTTGTGATGAAGATCAAGCTTATTGCATCCCTTTCACCCAAAAAG GTACAGCAGCTTATGACCCTGAGCTGCTTCTGAATGGAATTGTTATTCAGAAACTTGAGTTTGCAAG GCATAGACTCTTCAATGCTCAAGTAAAAGGATAG